A genomic stretch from Zeimonas sediminis includes:
- the hisB gene encoding imidazoleglycerol-phosphate dehydratase HisB encodes MRSAEISRNTAETRIRVSVGLDGTGRQKLATGVPFLDHMLDQIARHGLIDLEIEAQGDLHIDAHHTVEDVGITLGQAFAKAIGDKKGIRRYGHAYVPLDEALSRVVVDLSGRPGLHWNVPFTRAMIGQFDVDLAREFFQGFVNHALVTLHVDNLKGDNAHHQCETVFKAFARALRMAVEFDERAAGRLPSTKEML; translated from the coding sequence ATGCGCAGCGCCGAAATTTCCCGCAATACCGCCGAGACCCGGATCCGGGTCTCGGTCGGCCTAGACGGCACCGGCCGCCAGAAGCTGGCGACCGGCGTGCCCTTCCTCGACCACATGCTCGACCAGATCGCCCGCCACGGCCTGATCGACCTCGAGATCGAGGCCCAGGGCGACCTGCACATCGACGCCCACCACACGGTCGAGGACGTCGGCATCACGCTCGGGCAGGCCTTCGCCAAGGCGATCGGCGACAAGAAGGGCATCCGCCGCTACGGCCATGCCTACGTGCCGCTCGACGAGGCGCTGTCGCGGGTCGTCGTCGACCTGTCGGGCCGTCCGGGCCTGCACTGGAACGTTCCGTTTACCCGCGCGATGATCGGCCAGTTCGACGTGGACCTCGCCCGCGAGTTCTTCCAGGGCTTCGTCAATCACGCGCTGGTCACGCTGCACGTCGACAACCTGAAGGGCGACAACGCGCATCACCAGTGCGAGACCGTGTTCAAGGCCTTCGCCCGGGCGCTGCGGATGGCCGTCGAGTTCGACGAGCGAGCCGCGGGCCGCCTGCCGTCGACCAAGGAAATGCTCTGA
- the hisH gene encoding imidazole glycerol phosphate synthase subunit HisH, with amino-acid sequence MTVIAVVDFGMGNLRSVAKALEHVAPRARVIVAGTAAEIDSADRVVFPGQGAMPDCMRQLDEAGLRDAILRAAAGKPLFGVCVGEQMLFDRSEEGDTPGLGIMPGRVIRFPHDMVAADGARLKVPHIGWNRVRQVRPHPIWAGVPDGGYFYFVHSYHVVPADPALVAGESDYGVGFTCAVARDNIFATQFHPEKSAANGLKLYENFVHWNP; translated from the coding sequence ATGACTGTCATCGCGGTCGTCGATTTCGGCATGGGCAACCTGCGCTCGGTCGCCAAGGCGCTCGAGCACGTGGCGCCCAGGGCCCGGGTGATCGTCGCGGGCACCGCGGCCGAGATCGACTCGGCCGACCGGGTCGTGTTTCCCGGGCAGGGCGCGATGCCCGACTGCATGCGCCAGCTCGACGAAGCCGGCCTGCGCGACGCGATCCTGCGCGCGGCGGCCGGCAAGCCGCTGTTCGGCGTGTGCGTCGGCGAGCAGATGCTGTTCGATCGCAGCGAGGAGGGCGACACCCCGGGCCTCGGGATCATGCCGGGCAGGGTGATCCGGTTCCCGCACGACATGGTCGCTGCCGACGGCGCGCGGCTGAAGGTGCCGCACATCGGCTGGAACCGGGTCCGGCAGGTGCGGCCCCACCCGATCTGGGCCGGCGTGCCCGACGGCGGTTACTTCTACTTCGTGCACAGCTACCACGTCGTGCCCGCCGACCCCGCGCTGGTGGCCGGCGAGAGCGACTACGGGGTCGGCTTTACCTGTGCGGTGGCGCGGGATAACATTTTCGCCACGCAGTTCCATCCCGAGAAAAGCGCGGCCAACGGCCTGAAGCTTTACGAGAATTTCGTCCACTGGAATCCCTGA
- the hisA gene encoding 1-(5-phosphoribosyl)-5-[(5-phosphoribosylamino)methylideneamino]imidazole-4-carboxamide isomerase, translating to MLLIPAIDLKDGRCVRLKQGDMDDVTVFSDDPAAMAARWLEQGARRLHLVDLNGAVAGKPKNEPAIRAIVDAVGDEIPVQLGGGIRDLDTIERYLDSGISYVIIGTAAVKNPGLLHDACTAFPGHIIVGLDAKDGKVATDGWSKLTGHDVVDLARKFEDYGVEAVIYTDIGRDGMLSGVNIEATVRLAQALRIPVFASGGVASLADVDALCAVEREGVEGAILGRALYEGRLDFRAAQARADELSGGPAGAEGEAGA from the coding sequence ATGCTGCTCATTCCCGCCATCGACCTGAAGGACGGCCGCTGCGTGCGGCTCAAGCAAGGTGACATGGACGACGTCACCGTGTTCTCCGACGACCCGGCCGCGATGGCCGCCAGGTGGCTCGAACAGGGCGCCCGCCGCCTGCACCTGGTCGACCTGAACGGCGCCGTGGCCGGCAAGCCGAAGAACGAGCCGGCGATCCGGGCGATCGTCGACGCGGTCGGCGACGAGATCCCGGTGCAGCTCGGCGGCGGCATCCGCGACCTCGACACGATCGAGCGCTACCTCGACAGCGGCATCTCCTACGTGATCATCGGCACCGCCGCGGTCAAGAACCCGGGCCTGCTGCACGACGCCTGCACCGCCTTCCCCGGGCACATCATCGTCGGGCTCGACGCCAAGGACGGCAAGGTCGCCACCGACGGCTGGAGCAAGCTGACCGGCCACGACGTCGTCGACCTGGCGAGGAAGTTCGAGGATTACGGCGTCGAGGCGGTCATCTACACCGACATCGGCCGCGACGGCATGCTGAGCGGCGTGAACATCGAGGCCACGGTCCGGCTGGCGCAGGCCCTGCGGATCCCGGTCTTCGCGTCCGGCGGCGTGGCCAGCCTGGCCGACGTCGACGCGCTGTGCGCGGTCGAGCGCGAGGGCGTCGAGGGCGCGATCCTCGGCCGGGCGCTCTACGAGGGCCGGCTCGATTTCCGCGCGGCCCAGGCGCGCGCCGACGAGCTGAGCGGCGGGCCGGCCGGGGCCGAAGGCGAGGCCGGCGCCTGA
- the hisF gene encoding imidazole glycerol phosphate synthase subunit HisF, giving the protein MLTKRIIPCLDVTAGRVVKGVNFVELRDAGDPVEIARRYDEQGADELTFLDITASSDDRDLILHVIEAVAEQVFIPLTVGGGVREVSDVRRLLNAGADKISINTAAILRPELVAEASARYGAQCIVVAIDAKAAGAGRWEVFTHGGRKPTGLDAVEWARRVEALGAGEILLTSMDRDGTKQGFDLALTRAVADAVGIPVIASGGVGNLQHLADGVTVGRADAVLAASIFHFGEYTVAQAKRYMAERGIPMRIE; this is encoded by the coding sequence ATGCTCACCAAGCGCATCATCCCCTGCCTCGACGTGACCGCTGGCCGCGTGGTCAAGGGCGTCAACTTCGTCGAGCTGCGCGATGCCGGCGACCCGGTCGAGATCGCCCGGCGCTACGACGAGCAAGGCGCCGACGAGCTGACCTTCCTCGACATCACCGCGTCGAGCGACGACCGCGACCTGATCCTGCACGTGATCGAGGCGGTCGCCGAGCAGGTCTTCATCCCGCTGACCGTCGGCGGCGGCGTGCGCGAGGTTTCCGACGTGCGGCGCCTGCTGAACGCGGGCGCCGACAAGATCTCGATCAACACCGCCGCGATCCTGCGCCCCGAGCTCGTCGCCGAGGCCAGCGCGCGCTACGGCGCCCAGTGCATCGTGGTGGCGATCGACGCCAAGGCCGCCGGCGCGGGCCGCTGGGAGGTCTTCACCCACGGCGGGCGCAAGCCGACCGGGCTCGACGCGGTCGAGTGGGCGCGCCGCGTCGAGGCGCTGGGCGCGGGCGAGATCCTGCTGACCAGCATGGACCGCGACGGAACGAAACAGGGTTTCGACCTGGCGCTCACGCGGGCGGTGGCCGACGCGGTCGGCATCCCGGTCATCGCGTCGGGCGGGGTCGGCAACCTGCAGCACCTCGCCGACGGGGTCACGGTCGGCCGCGCCGACGCGGTGCTCGCCGCGAGCATCTTCCACTTCGGCGAGTACACGGTCGCGCAGGCCAAGCGCTACATGGCCGAGCGCGGCATCCCGATGCGGATCGAGTGA
- the hisI gene encoding phosphoribosyl-AMP cyclohydrolase, with the protein MGWLDEVRFDADGLVPAIAQEAGSGRILMVAWMNREALAETEASGRAVYWSRSRNRLWRKGEESGHVQTVKELRLDCDGDVVLLTVEQLGGIACHTGRHSCFYRRLDDGEWRAVDPVLKDPEVIYR; encoded by the coding sequence ATGGGCTGGCTCGACGAGGTCCGCTTCGACGCCGACGGCCTGGTGCCGGCGATCGCCCAGGAGGCCGGCTCCGGCCGGATCCTGATGGTCGCCTGGATGAACCGCGAGGCGCTGGCCGAGACCGAGGCCAGCGGTCGCGCCGTCTACTGGTCGCGTTCGCGCAATCGGCTCTGGCGCAAGGGCGAGGAATCCGGCCACGTGCAGACGGTCAAGGAGCTGAGGCTCGACTGCGACGGCGACGTCGTGCTGCTCACCGTCGAGCAGCTCGGCGGAATCGCCTGCCACACCGGCCGCCACTCGTGCTTCTACCGCCGCCTCGACGACGGCGAGTGGCGCGCGGTGGACCCGGTGCTGAAGGATCCCGAGGTGATCTACCGATGA
- a CDS encoding phosphoribosyl-ATP diphosphatase: protein MSESPKSAAASPGAVLPRLADVIASRRDGDPDRSYVARLFAKGNDAILKKIGEEATETVMAAKDGEPDRIVAETADLWFHCLVMLEFHGLRPERVLEELARREGMSGLEEKASRKAAAREERGE from the coding sequence ATGAGCGAATCCCCGAAGTCCGCGGCCGCGTCGCCCGGCGCGGTCCTGCCCAGGCTGGCCGACGTGATCGCGTCGCGGCGCGACGGCGACCCCGACCGTTCCTACGTGGCCCGGCTGTTCGCGAAGGGCAACGACGCGATCCTGAAGAAGATAGGCGAGGAGGCCACCGAGACGGTCATGGCCGCCAAGGACGGCGAGCCCGACCGGATCGTCGCCGAAACGGCCGACCTGTGGTTCCACTGCCTGGTCATGCTCGAGTTCCATGGCCTGCGTCCCGAGCGGGTGCTCGAGGAGCTCGCCCGCCGCGAGGGCATGTCGGGGCTCGAGGAAAAGGCGTCGCGCAAGGCGGCGGCGCGGGAGGAAAGAGGCGAATGA
- a CDS encoding histidine triad nucleotide-binding protein → MSTRHDCIFCRIVRGEIPARKVHEDDEILVFHDINPHAPVHFLMIPKVHIDNLYDAGPDHHPVLGRMLGMAGELARREGAEDGFRVVINNGRVGRQEVYHLHVHVLGGPEPLGPGMNRR, encoded by the coding sequence ATGAGCACCAGGCACGACTGCATCTTCTGCCGGATCGTCCGCGGGGAGATCCCGGCCCGCAAGGTCCACGAGGACGACGAGATCCTCGTGTTCCACGACATCAACCCGCATGCCCCCGTGCATTTCCTGATGATTCCCAAGGTCCACATCGACAACCTGTACGATGCGGGGCCCGATCATCACCCGGTGCTCGGCCGGATGCTGGGCATGGCCGGGGAACTCGCGCGTCGCGAAGGGGCCGAAGACGGCTTTCGCGTCGTCATCAACAACGGAAGGGTGGGCAGGCAGGAGGTGTATCATCTCCATGTCCACGTGCTGGGCGGACCGGAGCCTCTCGGCCCGGGCATGAACCGCCGCTGA
- the tatA gene encoding Sec-independent protein translocase subunit TatA, whose protein sequence is MGAMSIWHWLIVLVIIMLVFGTKKLRNIGSDLGGAVRGFKEGVKEGEKAASAESQQKADSGRTIDVETREKS, encoded by the coding sequence ATGGGAGCGATGAGCATTTGGCACTGGCTGATCGTGCTGGTGATCATCATGCTGGTGTTCGGCACGAAGAAGCTGCGGAACATCGGGTCCGACCTGGGCGGCGCGGTGCGCGGCTTCAAGGAAGGCGTCAAGGAAGGCGAGAAGGCGGCTTCGGCCGAGTCCCAGCAGAAGGCCGACAGCGGCCGCACGATCGACGTCGAGACCCGGGAGAAGAGCTGA
- the tatB gene encoding Sec-independent protein translocase protein TatB, with translation MFDFGFTELFVIGLVALVVLGPERLPRVARQAGQWMGKLQRYVSDVKSDINRQMELDELRNLQKEVTDAARNIEGSFKSAVDETQSELNTIAKSFDDLSDSSQQSSGGVPPQTDWDKIYSVRRTRDRIVERRVEREKSLGVKRPKRRA, from the coding sequence ATGTTCGACTTCGGCTTCACCGAGCTCTTCGTCATCGGCCTGGTCGCGCTGGTCGTGCTCGGGCCCGAGCGCCTGCCGCGCGTCGCGCGCCAGGCCGGCCAGTGGATGGGCAAGCTCCAGCGCTACGTGTCCGACGTCAAGTCGGACATCAATCGCCAGATGGAGCTCGACGAGCTGCGCAACCTGCAGAAGGAAGTGACCGATGCGGCGCGCAACATCGAGGGCTCCTTCAAGTCGGCGGTCGACGAGACCCAGTCCGAGCTGAACACGATCGCCAAGAGCTTCGACGACCTGTCGGACTCTTCTCAGCAGAGCTCCGGCGGCGTGCCGCCGCAGACCGACTGGGACAAGATTTACTCGGTGCGCCGCACCCGCGACCGGATCGTCGAGCGCCGCGTCGAGCGCGAAAAATCGCTGGGCGTCAAGCGCCCGAAGCGCCGGGCCTGA
- the tatC gene encoding twin-arginine translocase subunit TatC, producing the protein MSQEESFVSHLVELRDRIIRSLVVVLLMFGVCFYFSGEIMKFLSQPLYQALPPGTKPIFTDQAGAFFTLTKVAFLTAVLASLPWILYQAWAFVAPGLYEHEKKFALPLIVSSVFFLLVGIGFAYTFVLPAAYKFFFAFASQTGADIMQDLQKYWDFTLAIFFGFGLTFEVPVVEMLLVKLGMVTPQQLREARRYVIVGAFVVAAVLTPPDVISQFMLAVPLILLYELGIWLAGFLKARSRNPEADADEDEGGPSSGSPVSTEKP; encoded by the coding sequence ATGAGCCAGGAAGAAAGCTTCGTTTCGCATCTCGTCGAGCTCCGCGACCGGATCATCCGCTCGCTGGTGGTCGTGCTGCTGATGTTCGGCGTCTGCTTCTACTTCTCCGGCGAGATCATGAAGTTCCTGTCGCAGCCGCTCTACCAGGCGCTGCCGCCGGGCACCAAGCCGATCTTCACCGACCAGGCCGGCGCCTTCTTCACGCTGACCAAGGTCGCCTTCCTCACCGCGGTGCTGGCCTCGCTGCCCTGGATCCTGTACCAGGCCTGGGCCTTCGTCGCGCCGGGCCTGTACGAGCACGAGAAGAAGTTCGCGCTGCCGCTGATCGTGTCCAGCGTGTTCTTCCTTCTGGTCGGCATCGGCTTTGCCTACACCTTCGTGCTGCCCGCCGCCTACAAGTTCTTCTTCGCGTTCGCGTCGCAGACCGGCGCGGACATCATGCAGGACCTGCAGAAGTACTGGGACTTCACGCTGGCGATCTTCTTCGGCTTCGGCCTCACCTTCGAGGTGCCGGTCGTCGAGATGCTGTTGGTCAAGCTGGGCATGGTCACCCCCCAGCAGCTGCGCGAGGCGCGGCGCTACGTGATCGTCGGCGCCTTCGTCGTGGCCGCGGTGCTCACGCCGCCCGACGTGATCAGCCAGTTCATGCTGGCGGTGCCGCTGATCCTGCTCTACGAGCTGGGCATCTGGCTGGCCGGCTTCCTGAAGGCGCGCAGTCGCAATCCCGAGGCCGACGCCGACGAGGACGAAGGCGGTCCTTCGTCGGGCTCGCCGGTCAGCACCGAGAAGCCCTGA
- a CDS encoding Do family serine endopeptidase, which translates to MLKKLWLVFAQAVTVVLALLFTFATLRPEWLPSRLSAPAPTAQVPVSPPRAAPAEQPGIQRDRAILSYSEAAGRATPAVVNIFTSKTVRQQEHPLFGDPLFRRFFGDQFDQRQQTNSLGSGVIATADGYVLTNEHVIESADEIEVLLADGTRAQARLVGADPETDLAVLRVDLKNLPAIEFGDAEAARIGDVVLAIGNPFGVGQTVTMGIISALGRTQLGINTFENFIQTDAAINPGNSGGALVDSEGRLLGINTAIYSRTGGSLGIGFAIPVSTVRHVMEQIVATGSVTRGYIGVEPQDLTPELAEAFRLPRREGAIIAGVMRGGPADRAGVRVGDILVDVDGKPVADTASMLNLIAQLQPGTTVRFHFLRDAKPVEIPIRIGKRPAPGQRLRE; encoded by the coding sequence ATGCTCAAGAAGCTCTGGCTGGTCTTCGCGCAGGCCGTCACGGTCGTGCTGGCCTTGCTGTTCACGTTCGCGACGCTGCGCCCCGAGTGGCTGCCGTCGCGCCTGTCGGCGCCTGCGCCCACGGCTCAGGTCCCGGTCTCGCCGCCCCGAGCGGCGCCCGCCGAACAGCCGGGAATCCAGCGTGACCGGGCGATTCTGTCATACAGCGAGGCGGCCGGCCGGGCCACCCCCGCCGTCGTCAACATCTTCACCTCCAAGACGGTACGGCAGCAGGAACACCCGCTGTTCGGCGACCCGCTGTTCCGGCGCTTCTTCGGCGACCAGTTCGACCAGCGCCAGCAGACGAACAGCCTCGGCTCCGGGGTGATCGCCACGGCCGACGGCTACGTGCTCACCAACGAGCACGTGATCGAGTCGGCCGACGAGATCGAAGTGCTGCTGGCCGATGGCACGCGCGCGCAGGCGCGGCTGGTCGGCGCCGACCCCGAGACCGACCTGGCAGTGCTGCGCGTCGACCTGAAGAACCTGCCGGCGATCGAGTTCGGCGATGCCGAGGCCGCCCGGATAGGCGACGTGGTGCTGGCGATCGGCAATCCGTTCGGCGTCGGGCAGACGGTGACCATGGGCATCATCAGCGCGCTCGGCCGCACCCAGCTCGGCATCAACACCTTCGAGAACTTCATCCAGACCGACGCGGCGATCAACCCCGGCAACTCCGGCGGCGCGCTGGTGGACAGCGAGGGCCGGCTGCTGGGGATCAATACCGCGATCTATTCCCGCACCGGCGGCTCGCTCGGGATCGGCTTCGCGATCCCGGTCAGCACGGTGCGGCACGTGATGGAACAGATCGTGGCCACCGGCTCGGTCACCCGCGGCTACATCGGCGTCGAGCCGCAGGACCTCACGCCCGAGCTGGCCGAGGCCTTCCGCCTGCCCCGCCGGGAGGGGGCGATCATCGCCGGCGTGATGCGCGGCGGGCCGGCCGACCGGGCCGGCGTGCGGGTGGGGGACATCCTGGTGGACGTCGACGGAAAGCCGGTGGCCGACACCGCGTCGATGCTCAACCTGATCGCCCAGCTCCAGCCGGGCACCACCGTGCGCTTTCACTTCCTGCGCGACGCGAAGCCGGTCGAGATACCGATCAGGATCGGGAAGCGGCCGGCGCCGGGGCAGCGGCTTAGGGAGTGA
- a CDS encoding Nif3-like dinuclear metal center hexameric protein, with translation MKRENVGKRVGGGGGAVSAAELSAFFEATLGASGFADYCPNGLQVEGERPVGVLVSGVTASAALLRAAASLRADAILVHHGWYWRGEDPRLVGVRRERAMLALKSGVHLFAYHLPLDVHPELGNNAQLALRMGWRTDMRTGEHGLVCLHDLPAATTVRALSAGLRRRLGRAPLAVGALERPIRRVAWCTGAAQDMLQQAIDAGADAFVSGEISERTTHLAREAGVVYLAAGHHATERYGVQALGEHAAQRFGIVHRYVDDDNPV, from the coding sequence ATGAAACGGGAAAACGTCGGGAAACGGGTCGGAGGAGGCGGCGGCGCCGTGTCGGCCGCCGAGCTGTCGGCCTTCTTCGAGGCCACGCTCGGTGCGAGCGGCTTTGCCGATTATTGCCCAAACGGCCTGCAGGTGGAAGGCGAGCGGCCGGTCGGGGTCCTGGTCAGTGGGGTCACCGCGAGCGCAGCGCTGCTGCGGGCCGCCGCGTCGCTTCGCGCCGACGCGATCCTGGTGCACCACGGCTGGTACTGGCGCGGCGAGGATCCGCGGCTGGTCGGGGTGCGGCGCGAACGGGCCATGCTGGCGCTGAAGTCGGGCGTGCACCTGTTCGCCTACCACCTGCCGCTCGACGTGCACCCGGAACTGGGCAACAACGCGCAACTCGCGCTGCGCATGGGCTGGCGCACCGACATGCGCACCGGCGAGCACGGGCTGGTCTGCCTGCACGACCTGCCGGCCGCCACCACGGTGCGCGCCCTGTCGGCGGGCCTGCGCCGGCGGCTGGGCCGGGCGCCGCTGGCGGTGGGCGCGCTGGAAAGGCCGATCCGGCGCGTCGCCTGGTGCACCGGCGCCGCGCAGGACATGCTGCAACAGGCGATCGACGCCGGCGCCGACGCCTTCGTCAGCGGCGAGATCTCCGAGCGCACCACCCACCTCGCCCGCGAGGCAGGGGTGGTCTACCTGGCGGCCGGCCACCACGCCACCGAACGCTACGGCGTGCAGGCGCTCGGCGAGCACGCCGCGCAGCGCTTCGGCATCGTCCACCGCTACGTGGACGACGACAATCCGGTCTGA
- the mscL gene encoding large conductance mechanosensitive channel protein MscL: protein MSMMSEFKEFALKGNVMDLAVGVIIGAAFGKIVDSMVNDVIMPVIAAILGGRIDFSSMLVALGPVPEGTAMTLDALKKAGVPVFAYGNFITIVINFILLAFVIFMLVKALNAWRRQPDAAPAAPPPPPEPSAEEKLLGEIRDLLKAR from the coding sequence ATGAGCATGATGTCGGAGTTCAAGGAATTCGCACTGAAAGGCAACGTGATGGATCTCGCCGTCGGCGTGATCATCGGCGCTGCCTTCGGCAAGATCGTCGACTCGATGGTCAACGACGTGATCATGCCGGTCATCGCGGCCATCCTGGGTGGAAGGATCGACTTCAGCAGCATGCTGGTCGCGCTGGGGCCGGTGCCCGAGGGCACCGCGATGACGCTCGACGCGCTGAAGAAGGCGGGCGTGCCGGTGTTCGCCTACGGCAACTTCATCACGATCGTCATCAACTTCATCCTGCTGGCCTTCGTGATCTTCATGCTGGTCAAGGCGCTGAACGCCTGGCGTCGCCAGCCCGACGCCGCCCCGGCAGCCCCGCCGCCGCCGCCGGAACCGTCGGCCGAGGAGAAGCTGCTGGGCGAGATCCGCGACCTGCTGAAGGCGCGCTGA
- the petA gene encoding ubiquinol-cytochrome c reductase iron-sulfur subunit, with amino-acid sequence MTDSSKPADSSRRTAIGLTCAAGAVGGVAVAIPFVSSFAPSERAKAAGAPVEVDIGGMQPGELKRVEWRGKPVWVVRRTKEMLDTLEKTEPKVADPNSVRTAYPTPEYAKNQYRSIKPEYLVVVGICSHLGCSPVEKFKAEGDPSLPGDWEGGFLCPCHGSTFDLAGRVFKNKPAPDNLEVPPHMYLSDSKILIGEDNKA; translated from the coding sequence ATGACCGACTCATCCAAGCCCGCGGACAGTTCCCGCCGGACCGCGATCGGACTCACCTGTGCCGCCGGCGCAGTGGGTGGCGTCGCGGTCGCGATCCCCTTCGTCAGCAGCTTCGCGCCCTCCGAGAGGGCCAAGGCGGCCGGTGCCCCGGTCGAGGTCGACATCGGCGGCATGCAGCCCGGCGAACTGAAGCGCGTCGAGTGGCGCGGCAAGCCGGTCTGGGTCGTGCGTCGCACCAAGGAGATGCTCGACACGCTCGAGAAGACCGAGCCGAAGGTGGCCGACCCGAATTCGGTCCGCACCGCCTACCCCACGCCCGAGTACGCGAAGAACCAGTACCGCTCGATTAAGCCCGAGTACCTGGTCGTGGTCGGCATCTGCTCGCACCTGGGCTGCTCGCCGGTCGAGAAGTTCAAGGCCGAAGGCGATCCGTCGCTGCCCGGCGACTGGGAAGGCGGCTTCCTGTGCCCCTGCCATGGCTCGACCTTCGACCTCGCAGGCCGCGTCTTCAAGAACAAGCCGGCGCCGGACAACCTCGAGGTGCCGCCGCACATGTACCTGTCCGATTCGAAGATCCTCATCGGCGAAGACAACAAGGCCTGA
- a CDS encoding cytochrome b: MLVLVLQIVTGIFLVMHYKPDASLNAAGVPVAFASVEYIMRDVPWGWLIRYMHSTGASAFFVVVYLHMFRGLIYGSYRKPRELVWIFGCLIFLCLMAEAFFGYLLPWGQMSYWGAQVIVNLFAAIPFIGPELAIWIRGDFVVSDATLNRFFSFHVIAIPLVLLGLVAAHIVALHEVGSNNPDGIEIKAKKDANGVPLDGIPFHPYYSVHDILGVAVFLIAFSAVMFFAPEFGGYFLEYNNFIPADPLVTPPHIAPVWYFTPFYSILRATTEDFLLYWMIPFLAAFALLALVSARNNVTRLITVGACGALILGFLVIDAKFWGVVAMGGAVMILFALPWIDNSPVKSIRYRPGWHWYLYGIFVVVFLVLGYFGTKAPSPMNELFSKIGTLIYFSFFMLMPWWSKMGQFKPVPDRVTFAAH; the protein is encoded by the coding sequence ATGCTGGTGCTGGTGCTCCAGATCGTCACCGGCATCTTCCTGGTCATGCACTACAAGCCCGACGCGTCGCTGAACGCCGCGGGCGTGCCGGTGGCCTTCGCGTCGGTCGAGTACATCATGCGCGACGTGCCCTGGGGCTGGCTGATCCGGTACATGCACTCCACCGGGGCCTCGGCCTTCTTCGTGGTCGTGTACCTGCACATGTTCCGCGGCCTGATCTACGGCTCGTACCGCAAGCCGCGCGAGCTGGTCTGGATCTTCGGCTGCCTGATCTTCCTGTGCCTGATGGCCGAGGCCTTCTTCGGCTACCTGCTCCCGTGGGGCCAGATGTCCTACTGGGGTGCCCAGGTGATCGTGAACCTGTTCGCGGCCATCCCCTTCATCGGCCCCGAGCTCGCGATCTGGATCCGCGGCGACTTCGTGGTGTCCGACGCCACGCTTAACCGCTTCTTCTCGTTCCACGTGATCGCGATCCCGCTGGTGCTGCTGGGCCTGGTCGCCGCGCACATCGTGGCGCTGCACGAGGTCGGCTCCAACAATCCCGACGGCATCGAGATCAAGGCCAAGAAGGACGCCAACGGCGTGCCGCTCGACGGCATCCCCTTCCACCCCTACTACTCGGTGCACGACATCCTCGGGGTGGCGGTGTTCCTGATCGCCTTCTCGGCGGTCATGTTCTTCGCGCCCGAGTTCGGCGGCTACTTCCTCGAGTACAACAACTTCATCCCGGCCGATCCGCTGGTCACGCCGCCGCACATCGCGCCGGTCTGGTACTTCACGCCGTTCTACTCGATCCTGCGAGCGACCACCGAGGACTTCCTGCTGTACTGGATGATCCCCTTCCTCGCGGCCTTCGCGCTGCTCGCGCTGGTCAGTGCCCGCAACAACGTCACCCGGCTGATCACCGTCGGCGCCTGCGGCGCGCTGATCCTCGGCTTCCTGGTGATCGACGCCAAGTTCTGGGGCGTCGTGGCGATGGGCGGCGCGGTCATGATCCTGTTCGCGCTTCCCTGGATCGACAACAGCCCGGTCAAGTCGATCCGCTATCGCCCGGGCTGGCACTGGTACCTGTACGGCATCTTCGTCGTGGTCTTCCTGGTGCTCGGCTACTTCGGCACCAAGGCCCCGTCTCCGATGAACGAGCTGTTCTCCAAGATCGGCACGCTGATCTACTTCTCGTTCTTCATGCTGATGCCGTGGTGGAGCAAGATGGGTCAATTCAAGCCGGTGCCCGACCGGGTCACCTTCGCCGCGCACTGA